ACACCGGGTTCTGCTTCGCGTCGAGCTTCACGAACCGCGTGCCGTCGCGCGACAGCAGCAGCCCGTCCTGCGATGCAACCGCCTGCACGTAGTTCGCCGACCACGGCGCGCCGTCCGACATCACGTTGATCGACAGCTGCGCGTCGCACTGCGCGGCAAATGCGTCGAGCTCGCGCGCCATCGCGACCGTTTCCATCATGTCCGGAAATTCCGGTGCGCCGTCGATCGCGTCGGCGAACTGCTGGACGCCCGTCACGAATTCGGAGAATTCGAGCTCGTTCAGCGCGCCGCTGCGGTTCGCGAGCTGCGCGGCCGCGCGCAACTCTTCGTAGCGCACGCCGTTCTGCAGCAGCTCCCACTGGCCGCCTTCCGGCTTGCCTTCGATGTGCACGGGCTTGCTGCCCGCACGGCGCAGCCGCTGCGCGGCCGGCAGGATCTTGTCGCCCGGCAGCGGCCCGGTGAGGCGGATCGGCACGATGCAGTCGATCCGGCGATCGACGATCGCGGGCGGCGCCGACGAGATCGTCGTCGTGGCCGGCAGCACGGGTTCGGACGGCTCGGCCGCCTCGGCCGACGCTTCGTGCGCGGCGACAGGCGCGGCTTCCTCGCCGGCTGCCTGCTCGGTCACGTCGGACGGCGTGTCGACGCCGGTCGCCTCGGCCTGCAGATCGGCCGGCATGTCAGCCGGCGCCGCCCCGCCGAACGTCGGCTCGACGCGCGCGACTTCAGCCGGCGCAGCGGCAGCCGCCGCGACCGGGGCCGCGGGCTCGCGGCGCACCGGCTGACGCACCGGTTCGATGAACGGCAACTCTTCGTCG
The DNA window shown above is from Burkholderia cepacia and carries:
- a CDS encoding cell division protein ZipA C-terminal FtsZ-binding domain-containing protein, producing the protein MDELTLGLIGAGAVVVGGVVVYNAWQGAKVRRRMPRPMPEEAAEAMNRPERDEELPFIEPVRQPVRREPAAPVAAAAAAPAEVARVEPTFGGAAPADMPADLQAEATGVDTPSDVTEQAAGEEAAPVAAHEASAEAAEPSEPVLPATTTISSAPPAIVDRRIDCIVPIRLTGPLPGDKILPAAQRLRRAGSKPVHIEGKPEGGQWELLQNGVRYEELRAAAQLANRSGALNELEFSEFVTGVQQFADAIDGAPEFPDMMETVAMARELDAFAAQCDAQLSINVMSDGAPWSANYVQAVASQDGLLLSRDGTRFVKLDAKQNPVFMLQFGDTNFLRDDLTYKGGNMITLVLDVPVAEEDILPFRLMCDYAKSLSERIGARVVDDSRRPLPESTLVAIDQQLMKLYAKLEEAGIPAGSPVTRRLFSQ